The DNA segment ttatatgttgaaccatccttatGTTCAGGAATAACTCTCACTTGATCACGAtgtgtaatcttttttttaaatgtttttatttatttttgacagagagagatacagagcatgagtggggaggggcagaaagagagggagaatctgaagcaggctctaggctctgagatgtcagcacagagcccaacacagggctcaaactcacagactgtgagatcatgacctgagctgaagtcggacgcttaaccgtctgagccatccaggcgccccacgatgTGTAATCTTCTTAATGTGCtattgaatttagtttgctagaATTTGTGGATATAACACAGatcatgttttccatttttttttctttccagaattctCATATCTGGCTAGACACTTTATCGATTTTGCTTCtgtatctgttcattttttcctacttctttgtTCTTTCTAGGAACTTGGGGCAGAATTCCTTCAGGtcaaaaatttagtttttacCTGCATTTATACTACTGCTAATTTTACTATATTGTGTTTTCACTTAAACTAGTATCTTTGTCATAATATGTTCActtgattcattttaatttttgttattaattcaTAATGCTGGTATTTTGCCTATATTATATCTTTGGGAAATCTTAACACTTGTGCTTCTGATGGAGTACTTATTccagttttctgtctttctttataGGTGGTTGCAATTATTTTGGCCTTAGAGCTCCTACCCTCAGGAACTCCTGCCACTCTAGTAGTTGCCAATGAAGTAGGATGTAATTCCACGTCACTCTAGAATATACTAGAAGACTTAGCTGACTGTGCCTGTTTGCTGCCATGTGCAAAAATATTAGGAATAACAAGTGAGGGCAACAAAGTTAACTGTGCttcttaaaatacaaagaaagcattCTCCTTAAGCATAGAAAATtcttaaaaccaaaacaattaaCTGCCCCCCAAAAATACTCCACAAATTTATGAAAAtctataatttatgaaaatatatctgtattataAACTAGAGTAACAAAACTTTGGTTCAGGTGATACCCATTAGAAAGTGAGGAAAATGGCTGCTATGTACTACACTGACTAAAGAAAACCACAACTGCCCTGTTCTTCACTGACCTCACTAAAAGTGTGCATATATTTAATATCACAAATTTTCCATACAGGGATTATAGGAGGGAGCCAGAGGCTGatagtgtttaatttttaaaattctttttaataattacaacgtttatttatttatttatttatttaatgtatgtatgtatgtatttaaagagCATAGGGactaggggtggggagaggggaagaaggagagagagggagagaaaaagagaaagagagagagaaagagagaaaatcttaagcagtttccacactcagcatggaggccTAATGCAGTGCTAAATTCCACAACCCcaggatgatgacctgagctgaaatcaacagttggacactcaacccaggtgccccaataattgcaactttaaaaaatttgggttttatttttttttattattaaagtagcaaagtcacatatttttcttgaataaaattttaaattgattttatatactaGAAGAAagatttgtcttgttttgttttgttctttgttctcatCTTTGACCAAAGGCTGCTTTTAACACTCAGCTACTTCGCATCCAACTTGAAACAAATATGGTACATCTTTGTCACCTATAAAATAAAGCCTTAATTAACATGCATAGGAGAAAGCTCTTAGAAAAAGCTTAGTTCACTGGCTTTCGTACTGAGTGTTAAATGAGTTTTCTGGCTTTCAGATGCATGGATGTGTGTAACATAAAActttggggcccctggatggctcagctggttaatcctccaacttcagctcaggtcacgatcttgtggtttgtagatttgagccccacatcaggctctgtgctgatagctcagagcctggagcctgcatcagattccatgactccctctctccctgaccatcctctgctcatgctctgtctctcaaaaaataaataaacattaaaaactttaaaagcaaaacaaaagacttTCTTGTTGCCTCCACTGTTCTAACCaatttacatacattaattcTACCCCTCTCATAAATGTTACAAAGTAAGTAATATCATTTTATTCCAATTTCTCAAATTGTCAGGTTCTGCCCTCTTGTGCTGTTTGCATTGTAAAATGGGTACAAAGTCAGAAtacaatgaaaactgaaaatttgtTGAGACCAAGATAAAGGAGgcatgtttatattttgttcCTCATGAAACAAAATGCTGACTACTGGGTTGCAGGTGTATGAGCTTTTGCCAATCTGATATCTGCTTTGGTAATTCAAGgaagattaaattattttaattccataacAGTTGAGTACTGCTGTTAGAAATTATGCTTCCTCATCCAACCCTGAATTTGTGAATTCTGTCACTGTTCCTAGGAGCATCGCACACCTTCTTATTCAGAAGTATGTTTAATGAAATGAGTACTTTAATTACTTGGGCATATATGAGAAAGAATGATGCTCTGTGTTATTTAGAAAAGCAGTGTAGTTTCAGGATTTCCTGTTGGAAGAACTGAATCTTTGGGTGGTGTTGTAAGGACATCAATaagttattttaagttttgtttttattttcacacaaTAAGGGTGTTGGAACAAATGACCTCTCATATATCCATGATTCCCATGCTGAATTTGTCAAGTCCTAAAGGATCTTAAAGACAATTCAGAGAAATATGTTAACATATGGTTATAATTAGGTGTAGCAAGCTCGGTGGTTTTTCACCTTTTTCAGGAAGCATCTACTAATGACTATACTCTTCATAGCTGCTATTACATCCTTGTTTCTCAGGCTATAGATGAGAGGGTTAAGCATAGGGGTAAGAATAGCATTAAACATAAAGAGGGACTGGTTTATTTTGGGGGTCTTAAAGGATCCTGGCCTCATGTAGACTAATACAGCAGGACCAAAGTAAAGGCTGACCACACAGAGATGAGAGAAGCATGTGGCCAAGGCCTTGTTCTTGCCTTCAGGGGAATTCATGTGGACAACAGCAAGGAATATACGGATATAGGAAGCCAGGATAAGACTCAGAGGGATGAGGACCACCAGAAAGCTTGAGACCACCACTGAATTTACATAGGCTGAAATGTCCTCACAAGTGAGCTTCAGGAGTGCCATGACCTCACACAAGAAGTGTGGGATCTCTCGAGGATGACAGATGGGTAAGTGCATGACATAGGCTGTATGAACCAGTGAAGTTATTGCCCCTCCGACCCAGGACCCAATGACCATCTGTTTACAAATGGTATGGCTCATCATGACTGAATAACGCAGTGGATTGCAGATGGCAATGTAGCGGTCATAGGACATGAGGGTAAGCAGAAGGCACTCAGAAATTCCCAAGGTTAAGCTGAATAAGATCTGGGATCCACAACCAATCTGTGATATGGTTCTCTTCCCTGAGAAGAAATTTGTGGCCATTTTGGGGACAGTAGTTGAGATCAGAGCCACATCAATAAGGGAAAGCTGACTGAGCAGGAAGTACATAGGACAGTGGAGTCGAGAATCCAGCCAGATGAGGAGAATGAGAACAGCATTGCCTATCACAGCCATAAGATAGACCAGAAGAATGAGGAAGATAAGGATCACAAGGTGACTGACCTCAGGCCAGAgccccaaaagaataaaatctgtgGTGACAGTCTTATTGTTTTTCTCCATGGCCGAACATCATGGCTCAGAACACAATGGTAAGAACACTGTTCCATTTGATGTGTTATTGCACATCTGGTCTACTTTTCTTACTCCCAGGTCTCCTCTGAATATGTTCATGCTGAATTCTTTCCTTGTTGTGATCTCCTTAGTATTAACTTCTCAATATATAAAGTTTTCATTAACTACCActcatgaattatttaataatcaATGATTTGTACACTGTATCTGCTATTACAAATGGTAATCACTAATAGTAA comes from the Prionailurus bengalensis isolate Pbe53 chromosome A1, Fcat_Pben_1.1_paternal_pri, whole genome shotgun sequence genome and includes:
- the LOC122478964 gene encoding olfactory receptor 2AJ1-like; amino-acid sequence: MEKNNKTVTTDFILLGLWPEVSHLVILIFLILLVYLMAVIGNAVLILLIWLDSRLHCPMYFLLSQLSLIDVALISTTVPKMATNFFSGKRTISQIGCGSQILFSLTLGISECLLLTLMSYDRYIAICNPLRYSVMMSHTICKQMVIGSWVGGAITSLVHTAYVMHLPICHPREIPHFLCEVMALLKLTCEDISAYVNSVVVSSFLVVLIPLSLILASYIRIFLAVVHMNSPEGKNKALATCFSHLCVVSLYFGPAVLVYMRPGSFKTPKINQSLFMFNAILTPMLNPLIYSLRNKDVIAAMKSIVISRCFLKKVKNHRACYT